TCCGGCCGCACTCTTTCCATGGCGTTTCGTTTCGGGAGAACGGTCAGCGGTCGGGCAGGTGTATCCGGACGGAAGCCCCTCCGCCGGGGGAGTTCGAATACTCCACGAACCCCCCGTGCAGCGAAGCGACTCGTTCGACTATGGCGAGCCCGAGCCCCGAGCCGGGGCTTCCCGGGCCCTTCACGAAGGGCCTGCCCAGCCTGCCCGTCAGAGAGGGATCGAATCCCGTCCCGTCATCTGTGACAGTGATGTCGGTTCCTCCCCCGCCGCGCGCCAGGCGGACCCTGACCGAGCCCGCGGCGTGCCTGACCGCGTTCATGACGACGTTGGACAGCGCCCTGGCCACCATCGAGCGGTCTGCGGTACACTCGGCCCCGCCCTCCACCCTCACCTCGACGTCGGGCCGGCTCCAGTTCTCCGAATCGGCGATCTCGGATGCGAGGATGCCGAGGTCGACCCGCGACATGCCCGTCCCGTCAGCCCGCGAGAGCCTGTTGAAGGTGAGGAGCTCGGTCAGGAGGGCGTCCATGCTCGCCATGTCCTCCTCCATCACTCCCAGTCTCGCCGGATCGGCGGCTCTGCCGCGGTCGCGCATCAGCTCCAGGGAGAGCCTCATCCGCGCAAGGGGGGTCCGTGTCTCGTGGGCGACCATCCCCAGCAGCTCCTGGTGCGATGAGATCAGGGTCTGGATGCGGTCGGCCATCCCGTTGAAGGTCTTGCCCAGCGAGTCGACTATGTCCCCGTGCGCCTCGGTGCGGACCCTGGCCGACAGGTCCCCCGAGGCTATCGACGCGGCTGCGTCCTCCAGGCGGGAGAGCCTCTTCCGCAGAGGCTTCAGGGAGGTCATGAGGACCGCCCCCTCGGCGAGTACGAGCAGGGCCACGAAGAGCAGGGGGGTGTACCGGTTGGGGCCGTGCCTCCCGCCTGGGAAGACGGGAACCTCGACTATGAGACCCCATTCCTCCGGAAGCCCCTGGAGGAAGATGTGCCCCGGCCTCGGAGGCGGGGCCGGCAGCCCCGAACGAGGATCATGCGGCCGCAGCACTCGCGCGCCTATGCCCATCGAGTCGGCGACTGCGAGTATCCCGCCCTCGCCCGGGGACCCACGCGAGACTATCTCGTCCCTGAACTCCGCCAGGGTGTTCCTGTAGTATTCCCCGGCCTTCTCGGGGATGATCTTGAACGCGAAGAGGAATGCCACGCCGAGCACGAGGAGGATCGTCGCCGCCAGCGGCAGGTAGATGCGGAGGAAGAGCCTGTTCACGCCGGCCCGGGCAGGGCGAGCATGTAGCCCATGCCCCTCACAGTCCTGATGAGGTCCGCGCCCCCCTCGACCGCCGCCATCTTGCGCCTGAGCCTGGAAACGAGCACATCCACGGACCTGTCGAAGGAGTCGAAGTCGATGCCCCTCAGCTCCTCGACGAGGCGCGACCGCTCCTGCACCCGCCCGGCTCGCCGCGCCAGGAGGACGAGGAGGTCGAACTCCGTCGTGGTGAGATCCAGCTCGGTGT
Above is a genomic segment from Candidatus Fermentibacter sp. containing:
- a CDS encoding ATP-binding protein — its product is MNRLFLRIYLPLAATILLVLGVAFLFAFKIIPEKAGEYYRNTLAEFRDEIVSRGSPGEGGILAVADSMGIGARVLRPHDPRSGLPAPPPRPGHIFLQGLPEEWGLIVEVPVFPGGRHGPNRYTPLLFVALLVLAEGAVLMTSLKPLRKRLSRLEDAAASIASGDLSARVRTEAHGDIVDSLGKTFNGMADRIQTLISSHQELLGMVAHETRTPLARMRLSLELMRDRGRAADPARLGVMEEDMASMDALLTELLTFNRLSRADGTGMSRVDLGILASEIADSENWSRPDVEVRVEGGAECTADRSMVARALSNVVMNAVRHAAGSVRVRLARGGGGTDITVTDDGTGFDPSLTGRLGRPFVKGPGSPGSGLGLAIVERVASLHGGFVEYSNSPGGGASVRIHLPDR